GGCCCTAGACAATCCTGCATCTGGGCCTCCAAGAACTCCTGCCCCAGCATCACCTATCCTAAAAGCCCAATTATCTGCCCCACCAAAACCACCTTCCAACACCACAAACACTGTAAATCAATCCCAAAATCCAGTCACCAAGGTTGATTCTAAAAGTCAGGTGGGTCCAAAATCCTAGCTTTCTACCATTCTCTCTACCATTCATGACCTTGGTTCTTATTTTGGTTATGGTTTCACTACGCTGTTATAATATGGGCTTTCCTTAACAAAGTTACATTTTGCATGCCTCGAATCCTGTGTATCCCATCGCTACATCTGCATGCAGATAAGTAGATGTACAAATGGTGAAGTCCAGGTTATCGAAACAAAATGTTCGTTGCCGAATCTTATCGTAGACTTTCTCCAATTCTTACAAGTTTCTGCAATTCGTTTGAGACGAATGTTCATTCTCTTTCGTTTCGCATAAACGGGACTTAACTGTAAATTGATTGTACATAATTAAAGATACAAAATTATGAGATATAAACGATGATGTACGAACATTAATTTAAGAACGAATAATCATTTTATATGttcatattcataaaatttgctTAGTACTTCAATTTGATTGTTTGTCTTATATGTTAGACTATTTGATCACTGCATGATTAAAGTAGATTCTTCATTTCTTGAATACATATTACTTGGAATACTTTCTGTGCAACTGAAATCTGTATCTATCATAGTGTAATATGATATTACTATCTTATATTCTTATAACAACTATACTTTTTGTTTTTGATGCAGctaatttcatttgttttattTGATTCGTATCATGCttaataataaacatagtaCTATTACGAGAATGTGTTTAACTATTATACCTTATCAGTTTCATGAGAAGTAGAATCAGTTATCtagtttcatttataaattaaccATACTTCTAAAACAAGGTTGAACTTTCTTTGCATTATAAATACTTAGAAATTGTATTAGAAATTGATGCATTATTATTGTGTGACATGTTCAACAGAAAATTATCATAATTGCAAACATTTTAACATACACTGTTACAGTATAATATCATAGCATTTACTTTTCTGTTTCTGTAatttgtaattgaaaataagcaaataaatatttttactataacacaaaatatgttataaaagtatcataattatattatcgctaCTGTTAAATAGGTGTCAGTATCGCATCCTCATTTGAGCCAAGCGTTGCTGTGTAGTGGTACACAAACACAGACACctcagcagcagcaacaacagttGCAACAGCAATCGTCACAGTTACAACCGCAACACCATCCTCAACAACCGCAGCAAGTACAACAACAGTCGCAAGCTGTCCAGGTAGTTGCAAAAGAAGATAATCGAAGTGGTACCACGTCCAGTTCCATAATAAAAAGCCTTCTGGCTACTAAGGTAACGGTCAGCAGCGACTGCATGCCCAGTACTGCTGCGACTTGTGTGTCTACCCCTACTGCCTGTGTAACAAACACTACTGCTAGCATCGCATCCAGCATCAGTGCCAACCAGCTAATAACCAGCAACCAGGTATCATTGTTGTATATTAACAATGAAAGTAGTACCTTTTTATAGCTGTAAGATGTTGATATGAAACTTTGACAATAATCTTGTCTAGTGAAATATGTTGAACAAATATATTTGCACAAGACATGCATTATCATTATAGAAAAACCACTTTACAGGATAAGATCACTTAGCGAATGTATGTTTTAATGATGTTGATTTTGAAATGTTTCTTTGTTTGCGTTTGAAGTAGATATAAATATTACCTTTTTGTTATGCTGTTTATTTTCAACCAGGAATTACAATGAAAGtgttctttattattttacttgtgTACATTCCTAgttaaaatttatacataataCTTAACAAGATGATTATTTTTGAATTAAGTAAAGTAATAAGATTTTGAACTGCACTAACAAAAGCATGGTTTTCGAGACTGAAATTATCTCCCTTCAGTGAaaagtgaatttataaaatgcaTAATAGGTACACTTTTTAAACGTAGTCGGTATTGTCTTGTAGGTTGCCCAACGCCAACAGCAACAGAGGTTACTACAACAGCAATTAATCAACGTATCGCAACTTCCTGTGACAACAGCTTCTTCAACGATACTCCCAAAGACTCCTGTCAACTCGAAACAAAAACCAGCTATTACACCCATTCCTGCCAAAAAGATACAAAGGCTTAACGGAGCCAAATttattatgactaataattgTGACAAGGTATGATGTACGTTCTTATGATTAGGGTAAACTATACTAATCTTGACACACCCAATTTTAGCAAGGATTCACTTGGATAAAATGTTCAGTATTAACTTCTTCATtactaaaattgataaaaaatacaGTGGGGTATATGAAATGGAGGTGCCAGTTACCGTATAGTTCATCCTAGTTATTAAATGTGCATTCTAAAGTCTGCAACGTAGTATTTTGTGTTTTTCAGACTGACGtaagtgataatgaaaatgtCAACCAAATAGCAACATCGACAACCTCTTCCATTGTGGTTTTAAATTCGACGGAAAATCACATATCTTCAACCATCAAAGTATGTCGGCCTCCAACTACAACTGTAACTACAGCAAATAAAACAAATCAGCGTTCTACGTGTACGTCCATTGCCGAAGATTCGGATTCGACAAATAACTCTTTGGCATCTAGTAGTGGTATAGGTGGTAGTAGGGACTGTTCTGGTGTTGGCGTGGAGGAAGATAACTCGTTAACAAGTTTCGAAGGAATACTTTTGAACGGTGCACCAAGTAACATGGACATTGATGCCCAGGACGATGGCTCCTCGAAAGATTCGTCCAGTGTAATTTCTAAAGAGAAACCTTTGCAGAGTATGATGCTTGCAGATTTGTTAGAAAGGAAAGTCGACAAGGAACCCATTTTGAACGGGGTCTTAGGAAAGAATTCGATCAACGAGAAAGAAATGGATCTAGTAGAAAACCACATTAAAAAAGTACTAAAAGAATCTCCTACCGACATTAAAGTGAAATCTGAAGTAGAGGAAAGTAACGTTGTACAAACAGAAGTGTCCGAGGACACCTTAATAGAAGCACCAAGAGGGATTAAACGTGCCGCTAGCGAATCCGACGAAGTGgatgttaaaaaattgaagtattcGAACGGCACGATGTCTCCGGATCCTGCTGTTGATTCGACAACGGCTGAATCCACCGTCTCGAGCATAAAATCTGAGGAACAAGACGATGACAAGGATAGTGAAAAGGCAACTGTGTCCTCCACTGCCGCAAACCTTTATGCTGCTTTAGCTGCGGATTGTATAGAAGATGAAACGGATCTTGAGGAAAATATCACTGTAAATGCCAGCACAGGAACATCTCCTGTAGTAAAAGAAGAACCTCATATATTTGTAAATCAAATGAaccaacaacaacagcaacttcaacagcagcaacaaaaacagcagcaacaacagttACAATTACAGCAGCAAttgcaacaacaacagcagcagcagcaacaacaacaacaacagcagcagcagcaacaacagcagcagcagcagcagcagcaacaacagcagcagcagcagcagcaacagcatcatcatcaccaccatcaccatcaccatcatcatcatcaaatTCAACAACAGCACCAACAACAATCACAGccacagcaacaacaacaacctcAACAGCATCAACAACTCATCGTCGCAGCTCCTAGGCAAATAGTAGTACAACAAACGATTCAACCAAATAATCAAGTCATTATACCAGCTGCGCAAATGAAGGCAAGGCAGCCGCAAGCCCAGCCACAGGTTTTGCTGCAGCAAGGAGCTGGAGGTCAATTACAGTACGTCGTTTCCGGTGGTGTTCCTGGCCAAAATTACGTTTTAGCTCAACCACAAACGACGTTGGTTCAAGGTCAAGCGCAGACGGTTTTAGTGGCTCAAACGACTCAGCAACAAGGAACGGGTGCAAAAACAATAATCATTTTGCAACCTCAAGCAGCTGCCCAACCGACGCAGCAGAAAATGGTGGCAGTAACGCCCCAAGGGCAGCAAGTTGTCGTGACGCAAGTTTCACGACCCATCTTGCAGAGTCCCGCCCTTGGCAATATACCTCCGCCGCTTGTTCCAACGTCtggcacaatcccacaaacttCCATAATAGTGAACAGTTCTGTAGCACAAACAAACCCGAATACAGTGACTGTTACGATCCCTGCGATGGCTCAACAAACACCAGTATCCACCAGCGTGCCATCAAGAGTAGTTACACCTACACCAGCCTCAACTCCACCACCTACCAGACCCACTACACCGCATCAAGCAGCTGCCACGCACGGATTGCCGACGAAACAACCTGCAAAAATAATGAAGACTGTTAGTTCCTCAACCTCTACGGAGCCAGAATCTAAACCGTCGACGAGTCAAAATCAACCGGAAAAGACGATTACGATAAAAATCGATCCGAATGCTTATCTGTGCGAATGGCGAGGTTGTCTAAGGTAATTGcatttattcataatttaacAATGAGAATTGCCAGTGATATAACTAAGATCTGTGAGAGTATAATGACACGCTTAGcggtaatataattataaataatttttataggcAATTTAAAACACCGCACGAAGTGTACCTCCATGTGTGCGAAGCACATTGTCCAACTGGGGGAGAAGAAACGTTGTGTCTATGGGCAAGCTGCGATGCCTTGAAAAGGCGTAGATTTTCGTTAATGACACATTTGTACGATAGGCATTGTAACGCGGATGTGAGTATACTTACACTTGTTTTTTGAAATGTTTAGCACGCTTTACTTGATTGCGTTATCGAATGTTTCTACAGACTATGTCGATGAGAAGGAAACAGTTGACGGTAACCGGGAAAACGGAAG
The Megachile rotundata isolate GNS110a chromosome 5, iyMegRotu1, whole genome shotgun sequence DNA segment above includes these coding regions:
- the Bap170 gene encoding brahma associated protein 170kD isoform X7, which codes for MAKILNKDPVTYERERDNFLKDLRHFHETRGTPFKKTPKVNGKDIDLYLLYVVVTAHGGWIRVNSRNEWTLLCEQFHLPKGCVNSGVGLKQIYLRYLDRYEKVHFLGEDGQQADDDDEDSRHRKWSARALHSVPLTYNYHQHNVAESLREYNGLSSDLYKPSNYDKLALSLLSPLPNEQDFAINVCTLLSNEGKHILRLDKYPRLVNILLAHAGVFDSPDTRQLFIEVYSRVRNYSINSFWSDVLDSQDVIDLTNERAFMKKPTGSPQTFSRRKILEKEKQNKSITAAATENDEASTSMEVDGVPQDCPRLDPTGSHQDDNLKDQNQNSIKFEEEDKDLFCVGRTLGTQDPYGQRVLQIASILRNLSFTPENAAVLGRNRCFLRFVLLCVRARWSNLHQLGFDILGNIANEIILKEAGERITDVVLSCVAKGIESQDRFIVISCLEVLNKISQQDSNEEIVTFGLEDNVYELICRFLALNDIALLVYTLECLYALTSLGERPCTSVARVRGAIDTLVALVTVEAQSYGPKACILMRVIETVSTVAVPPSTTQNSPVTAAAPAATVASSVPTTPATVTATPAPVSPAPSRPTTPAATTTKSTTHSMSKKAVETNNSIQQHAHQQIIQENEQFALSWLRATFEPAAGVRIEQEELYKKYLGCCTKIGRRGVIAPLHFPRCVRSVFGGNVGPSPLKGETSGTQYYDGIRVRATPPQVTYPSQTAVGTNTAPITAVNATPVKVSVSHPHLSQALLCSGTQTQTPQQQQQQLQQQSSQLQPQHHPQQPQQVQQQSQAVQVVAKEDNRSGTTSSSIIKSLLATKVTVSSDCMPSTAATCVSTPTACVTNTTASIASSISANQLITSNQVAQRQQQQRLLQQQLINVSQLPVTTASSTILPKTPVNSKQKPAITPIPAKKIQRLNGAKFIMTNNCDKTDVSDNENVNQIATSTTSSIVVLNSTENHISSTIKVCRPPTTTVTTANKTNQRSTCTSIAEDSDSTNNSLASSSGIGGSRDCSGVGVEEDNSLTSFEGILLNGAPSNMDIDAQDDGSSKDSSSVISKEKPLQSMMLADLLERKVDKEPILNGVLGKNSINEKEMDLVENHIKKVLKESPTDIKVKSEVEESNVVQTEVSEDTLIEAPRGIKRAASESDEVDVKKLKYSNGTMSPDPAVDSTTAESTVSSIKSEEQDDDKDSEKATVSSTAANLYAALAADCIEDETDLEENITVNASTGTSPVVKEEPHIFVNQMNQQQQQLQQQQQKQQQQQLQLQQQLQQQQQQQQQQQQQQQQQQQQQQQQQQQQQQQQQQQHHHHHHHHHHHHHQIQQQHQQQSQPQQQQQPQQHQQLIVAAPRQIVVQQTIQPNNQVIIPAAQMKARQPQAQPQVLLQQGAGGQLQYVVSGGVPGQNYVLAQPQTTLVQGQAQTVLVAQTTQQQGTGAKTIIILQPQAAAQPTQQKMVAVTPQGQQVVVTQVSRPILQSPALGNIPPPLVPTSGTIPQTSIIVNSSVAQTNPNTVTVTIPAMAQQTPVSTSVPSRVVTPTPASTPPPTRPTTPHQAAATHGLPTKQPAKIMKTVSSSTSTEPESKPSTSQNQPEKTITIKIDPNAYLCEWRGCLRQFKTPHEVYLHVCEAHCPTGGEETLCLWASCDALKRRRFSLMTHLYDRHCNADTMSMRRKQLTVTGKTEVSTSTPPTPHHPGYAPNAAFHAIKRHALEFVNPKELMQQRPTKPAAATSSSSSPRPGQNPPPEQDDNEGPVTKSIRLTAALILRNLVIYSTHGRRHLRAYEPHLAGVALSNVESSRTIAQVLYDMNDQSNSNHR
- the Bap170 gene encoding brahma associated protein 170kD isoform X3, which produces MAKILNKDPVTYERERDNFLKDLRHFHETRGTPFKKTPKVNGKDIDLYLLYVVVTAHGGWIRVNSRNEWTLLCEQFHLPKGCVNSGVGLKQIYLRYLDRYEKVHFLGEDGQQADDDDEDSRHRKWSARALHSVPLTYNYHQHNVAESLREYNGLSSDLYKPSNYDKLALSLLSPLPNEQDFAINVCTLLSNEGKHILRLDKYPRLVNILLAHAGVFDSPDTRQLFIEVYSRVRNYSINSFWSDVLDSQDVIDLTNERAFMKKPTGSPQTFSRRKILEKEKQNKSITAAATENDEASTSMEVDGVPQDCPRLDPTGSHQDDNLKDQNQNSIKFEEEDKDLFCVGRTLGTQDPYGQRVLQIASILRNLSFTPENAAVLGRNRCFLRFVLLCVRARWSNLHQLGFDILGNIANEIILKEAGERITDVVLSCVAKGIESQDRFIVISCLEVLNKISQQDSNEEIVTFGLEDNVYELICRFLALNDIALLVYTLECLYALTSLGERPCTSVARVRGAIDTLVALVTVEAQSYGPKACILMRVIETVSTVAVPPSTTQNSPVTAAAPAATVASSVPTTPATVTATPAPVSPAPSRPTTPAATTTKSTTHKAVETNNSIQQHAHQQIIQENEQFALSWLRATFEPAAGVRIEQEELYKKYLGCCTKIGRRGVIAPLHFPRCVRSVFGGNVGPSPLKGETSGTQYYDGIRVRATPPQVTYPSQTAVGTNTAPITAVNATPVKVLPVQQRTIKSISPAPDSTALDNPASGPPRTPAPASPILKAQLSAPPKPPSNTTNTVNQSQNPVTKVDSKSQVSVSHPHLSQALLCSGTQTQTPQQQQQQLQQQSSQLQPQHHPQQPQQVQQQSQAVQVVAKEDNRSGTTSSSIIKSLLATKVTVSSDCMPSTAATCVSTPTACVTNTTASIASSISANQLITSNQVAQRQQQQRLLQQQLINVSQLPVTTASSTILPKTPVNSKQKPAITPIPAKKIQRLNGAKFIMTNNCDKTDVSDNENVNQIATSTTSSIVVLNSTENHISSTIKVCRPPTTTVTTANKTNQRSTCTSIAEDSDSTNNSLASSSGIGGSRDCSGVGVEEDNSLTSFEGILLNGAPSNMDIDAQDDGSSKDSSSVISKEKPLQSMMLADLLERKVDKEPILNGVLGKNSINEKEMDLVENHIKKVLKESPTDIKVKSEVEESNVVQTEVSEDTLIEAPRGIKRAASESDEVDVKKLKYSNGTMSPDPAVDSTTAESTVSSIKSEEQDDDKDSEKATVSSTAANLYAALAADCIEDETDLEENITVNASTGTSPVVKEEPHIFVNQMNQQQQQLQQQQQKQQQQQLQLQQQLQQQQQQQQQQQQQQQQQQQQQQQQQQQQQQQQQQQHHHHHHHHHHHHHQIQQQHQQQSQPQQQQQPQQHQQLIVAAPRQIVVQQTIQPNNQVIIPAAQMKARQPQAQPQVLLQQGAGGQLQYVVSGGVPGQNYVLAQPQTTLVQGQAQTVLVAQTTQQQGTGAKTIIILQPQAAAQPTQQKMVAVTPQGQQVVVTQVSRPILQSPALGNIPPPLVPTSGTIPQTSIIVNSSVAQTNPNTVTVTIPAMAQQTPVSTSVPSRVVTPTPASTPPPTRPTTPHQAAATHGLPTKQPAKIMKTVSSSTSTEPESKPSTSQNQPEKTITIKIDPNAYLCEWRGCLRQFKTPHEVYLHVCEAHCPTGGEETLCLWASCDALKRRRFSLMTHLYDRHCNADTMSMRRKQLTVTGKTEVSTSTPPTPHHPGYAPNAAFHAIKRHALEFVNPKELMQQRPTKPAAATSSSSSPRPGQNPPPEQDDNEGPVTKSIRLTAALILRNLVIYSTHGRRHLRAYEPHLAGVALSNVESSRTIAQVLYDMNDQSNSNHR
- the Bap170 gene encoding brahma associated protein 170kD isoform X5, giving the protein MLSTPFKKTPKVNGKDIDLYLLYVVVTAHGGWIRVNSRNEWTLLCEQFHLPKGCVNSGVGLKQIYLRYLDRYEKVHFLGEDGQQADDDDEDSRHRKWSARALHSVPLTYNYHQHNVAESLREYNGLSSDLYKPSNYDKLALSLLSPLPNEQDFAINVCTLLSNEGKHILRLDKYPRLVNILLAHAGVFDSPDTRQLFIEVYSRVRNYSINSFWSDVLDSQDVIDLTNERAFMKKPTGSPQTFSRRKILEKEKQNKSITAAATENDEASTSMEVDGVPQDCPRLDPTGSHQDDNLKDQNQNSIKFEEEDKDLFCVGRTLGTQDPYGQRVLQIASILRNLSFTPENAAVLGRNRCFLRFVLLCVRARWSNLHQLGFDILGNIANEIILKEAGERITDVVLSCVAKGIESQDRFIVISCLEVLNKISQQDSNEEIVTFGLEDNVYELICRFLALNDIALLVYTLECLYALTSLGERPCTSVARVRGAIDTLVALVTVEAQSYGPKACILMRVIETVSTVAVPPSTTQNSPVTAAAPAATVASSVPTTPATVTATPAPVSPAPSRPTTPAATTTKSTTHSMSKKAVETNNSIQQHAHQQIIQENEQFALSWLRATFEPAAGVRIEQEELYKKYLGCCTKIGRRGVIAPLHFPRCVRSVFGGNVGPSPLKGETSGTQYYDGIRVRATPPQVTYPSQTAVGTNTAPITAVNATPVKVLPVQQRTIKSISPAPDSTALDNPASGPPRTPAPASPILKAQLSAPPKPPSNTTNTVNQSQNPVTKVDSKSQVSVSHPHLSQALLCSGTQTQTPQQQQQQLQQQSSQLQPQHHPQQPQQVQQQSQAVQVVAKEDNRSGTTSSSIIKSLLATKVTVSSDCMPSTAATCVSTPTACVTNTTASIASSISANQLITSNQVAQRQQQQRLLQQQLINVSQLPVTTASSTILPKTPVNSKQKPAITPIPAKKIQRLNGAKFIMTNNCDKTDVSDNENVNQIATSTTSSIVVLNSTENHISSTIKVCRPPTTTVTTANKTNQRSTCTSIAEDSDSTNNSLASSSGIGGSRDCSGVGVEEDNSLTSFEGILLNGAPSNMDIDAQDDGSSKDSSSVISKEKPLQSMMLADLLERKVDKEPILNGVLGKNSINEKEMDLVENHIKKVLKESPTDIKVKSEVEESNVVQTEVSEDTLIEAPRGIKRAASESDEVDVKKLKYSNGTMSPDPAVDSTTAESTVSSIKSEEQDDDKDSEKATVSSTAANLYAALAADCIEDETDLEENITVNASTGTSPVVKEEPHIFVNQMNQQQQQLQQQQQKQQQQQLQLQQQLQQQQQQQQQQQQQQQQQQQQQQQQQQQQQQQQQQQHHHHHHHHHHHHHQIQQQHQQQSQPQQQQQPQQHQQLIVAAPRQIVVQQTIQPNNQVIIPAAQMKARQPQAQPQVLLQQGAGGQLQYVVSGGVPGQNYVLAQPQTTLVQGQAQTVLVAQTTQQQGTGAKTIIILQPQAAAQPTQQKMVAVTPQGQQVVVTQVSRPILQSPALGNIPPPLVPTSGTIPQTSIIVNSSVAQTNPNTVTVTIPAMAQQTPVSTSVPSRVVTPTPASTPPPTRPTTPHQAAATHGLPTKQPAKIMKTVSSSTSTEPESKPSTSQNQPEKTITIKIDPNAYLCEWRGCLRQFKTPHEVYLHVCEAHCPTGGEETLCLWASCDALKRRRFSLMTHLYDRHCNADTMSMRRKQLTVTGKTEVSTSTPPTPHHPGYAPNAAFHAIKRHALEFVNPKELMQQRPTKPAAATSSSSSPRPGQNPPPEQDDNEGPVTKSIRLTAALILRNLVIYSTHGRRHLRAYEPHLAGVALSNVESSRTIAQVLYDMNDQSNSNHR